The genomic DNA CCGGCCAAGCAGTGCTCGGCGAAGCATTGCCAATACAAGCTTGCGAGCGCCGGCCCACCATGAAAACGACGTCGGTATCGGTGGGCCTGCGCTCGCAAGCTCGCTGGTCCCACCCTACCGCTGCATCCATCAATCGACGAATGACAGAGCACTAGGTCGGATTTGTTTGCATGGATTTCCCAGCCGATTTTGGTCATACTGACGGGCGGACCTTGTCTCCTGGCTTTTTCACGGTGGTATGTCGCTCATCGAAGCAAGCTCGCAAACGCCGCGGCCGACCGTGCCGGCGGCGGCCGCCCGGCGGGTGCCGGGCACGCACATTCCCTGCTACGTCTTCGAATCGGACCGCGACCTGGCGCGGCACGTCGCCGAGTCGCTGGCCGAGCTCATCCGCGAACGAAACGCCTTCGGCCAAAAGGCCGTGCTCGGCCTGCCCACCGGCTCCACGCCCGTGGGCGTCTATCGCGAGCTGATTCGCCTGCACCGCGAGGAGGGCCTCGACTTTTCGGGCGTGGTCACCTTCAATCTCGACGAATACTACGGCCTGCACCCCGACCAATTGCAAAGCTACCATCGCTGGATGTTCGAGCACTTCTTCGACCATGTACACATCCCGCGGTCGCAGATTCACATTCCCGACGGCACCGTGCCGCCCGAACAGGTCGACGACTACTGCCGCCGTTACGAAGACGCCATCGAGCAGGCCGGCGGCATCGACGTGCAACTGTTGGGCATCGGCCGCAACGGGCACATCGGTTTCAACGAGCCGTTCAGCATCCGCAACAGCCGCACCCGGCTGGCCACGCTCGACCCGCTCACCCGCCAAGACGCCGGCAGCGACTTTTTCAGCGAGCAGAACGTGCCGCACCAGGCGATCACGATGGGCCTGGGCACGATCTTCGACGCCCGCCGCGTGATCTTGATCGCCCTGGGCGAGCACAAGGCGTCGATCGTTCGCGAGGCGGCCGAGGGGCCGATCGGCGACCGCGTGCCGGCCAGCTTCCTTCGCGAGCACCCGGCCGCCAGCATCTTGCTCGACGAGGCGGCCGCCGGCGAGCTGACCGGCGTGGCCACGCCCTGGGTGTCGGGCAACGTCGCCTGGAGCGACCTCTTGATCAAACGGGCGGTGCTGTGGCTGTGCGAGAAGACCGGCAAGGCGCTGTTGAAGCTCGACGACAACGACTTCCGCGAACACAACCTGCACCAGTTGCTGCGGCATCACGGTCCGGCTCAGCGCGTGGCCCATCGCGTGTTTCGCTGGATGATGGACACCATCGAATACCACCCCGGCGGCCGCGAGCAGAAGCGGATCATCTGCTTCAGCCCGCACCCCGACGACGACGTGATCAGCATGGGCGGCACGCTCATTCGCCTGGTCGAAGACCAGCATGAGGTGCACGTCGCCTACATGACCAGCGGCAACATCGCCGTCTTCGACCACGATGCCCAGCGGGTGGCCGACCTGGTGGTCGAGTTCAATCGCCGCTTCAACATCGAGCAGGAGAAATCGCTGGAGGTCGAGCGGCAGGTGCAGGATTCGCTCGGCCGCAAGGCGCCGGGCGATCCCGACAGCGAGACGGTGCTGGCCATCAAGGCCCTCATCCGTTGGAGCGAGGCCAAGGCGGGCGCCCTGGTCTGCGGTTGTCGCGAAGAGCATTTGCACTTTCTCGATCTCCCCTTTTATCGCACCGGCACGATCGCCAAAAAGCCGGTCGGCGAGGACGACGTGCGGATCATTCGCGAGCTGATCGACCGCGTGGCCCCGCGGCAGATTTATCTGGCCGGCGACTTGTCCGATCCGCACGGCACGCACCGCGTGTGTGCCGAAGCGATCTTGCTGGCCCTGAAAGAGATGGCGGCGACCGGGGCGGCGTTGCCCGAAGTGCTGCTCTATCGCGGCGCCTGGCAAGAGTGGGCGCCGCACGAGATCGAAGTTGCGGTGCCGCTCAGCCCCAGCGATCTGGAGCGGAAGCGAAAGGCCATCTTTCGGCATGAATCGCAAAAAGACACCGCGTTGTTTCCGGGCGTCGACGCGCGCGAGTTCTGGCAGCGGGCCGAGGACCGCAACCGCCATACGGCCGGCTGTTACAACCAACTCGGCCTGCCGGAGTATTTCGCTTTGGAAGGTTTTGTACGTTGGAAGGGCCAGGCCATTTAGTGCTCCGTCCGTCGTCGATTGATGAATGCAGCGGTAGGGTGGGACCAGCGAGCTTGCGAGCGCCGGCCCACCATGTTTAAGGCGTTAGGCAATAGGCGTTGGGCGTTAGGGCACATGCGGAGTACCGCGCCCAAAGCCTAACGCCCATCGCCCATCGCCTAACGCCTGTTTTGGCCGGCGTTCGCAGGCTCGCTGGTCCTACTGCGCGGCGGCTTTCACGGGTTATACTGAACGGGCCGCTGAAAGAGCAAGGTTCGAGAAAGGAGCGGAGCCCACGGCAAAGGGCGACAAGAGCAAAACGAAACGCGATGCAAGTCTGGAAGTGGAGTAGCAGGCTTCGTGAGAAGTCTGGCCGCTTGGGCAGGACGCCCGGAGTGTACACGAATTCTGTTAGGCGCAGAATTCTCGGCGAGTGGTCGTTCCGCTCGCGGCGATGCCCCGGCCGCCCGACCACCTGATGCGCTTGGTTCTTCGATTCATCGTCGCACGCTTCGGCGGCGTTCACTCGATATGATACGGGGCGCGTTGCACGGTCCGCCACCCCCGAGCCGCTACTGCACCTTGGGCGCGGACGTACGCGGGGCGTTGCGGATGACTTTCCCGTCGGCAGTCATGGGCACACCGCCAGATAGTCGCTTTGGCTGTCGAGGCTTTTCAACCGCGCGCCCAGCGCGGCCCGCGACGAGTCGTCGTCCTCGACCGCGCTGCCCGTGCCGCGCACTGCTTCGACCGCTTGCGGTCCGGGCCCGTTGCCGCTATCGTGGCAAGCCGACCGCGGCGGCCAAGTCGCTCCCGTCGCGCACCAAGAGCCTCGCGCCGTCCGCGCCCCAATCGTTGAGCCGGATGGCAACGTCTCGGTAACCCTCCAAGCGCCAGTCGGCGCAATCGACGACATAGCCCAACACCTGGCCGATCGCGTCGGCGAAATTCCCCAGTAGCCGCGGTCGATTCGCGACCTCGTGGTGCGGGTGATTGTCGACCAGCGGTCCCGCAAGACCTTTTCGGGGTCGTGCCCGCCGCGCCGCAGGAACGGGTTCGCGGGAGCACTCTGTAGGGCATCTGGGCAGATAGCGGGAGAAGCGGAAAGCGTGCGCGCGGCAGACTTCGCGCGACAACGGGTTCTTATCCAGTTGTCCAGGTTGACGCACGCATTTAGCCCCACCACACTGTCAGCTTGAATCCGGCCGCGCTTCCTTTGTTTGGGACTGAGCGGTGGCTTCGAGCGCCAACCTGTCTATGATTGAACCCTTAGCCCAAAGGCGGCGATTATGCGGGACTACGTCTTGTCGTTCGTCTCCAAACGTCCCAAGCGCGAACACAAGAGGCAAGCTCCCCGACTTCGCACCGTTCGCGTGAAATCGCCGGCCGTTCGCCGACCGCGGGCGATCGTCGACCGAATCTTCGCGGGCAGCAGCATGGCGTGGAGTAATCGGGCCAACTGGAACACGCATTCGCTGCCTGGCGCGACGGATGACATCGTCATCCGTGTAACGGGCGACCCGACCGTCGTTCATGCCAGCGGCACTGGCGGAATTCGCGGTCTCTCTTCGGACAACACTGCGACGCTTTCGCGCACCGAACTCTCGGTCGCGACGACTGCAAAGGTCGACAACTCGTATCTGACCCGTGGCCTGCACGATTCGCAGGACCGTGGCTCGTCATTTATCCACCCTTGCCTAACACGCCGCTCACGCGGCGGCGGTATGTTCGACGCGTTACCACAGGGCTCCGTTGCACTTGGGCAAGGGCCTATTAAGGGCAATATCGGTAAAGCTGCACGCGTGCAGC from Pirellulales bacterium includes the following:
- the nagB gene encoding glucosamine-6-phosphate deaminase, which codes for MSLIEASSQTPRPTVPAAAARRVPGTHIPCYVFESDRDLARHVAESLAELIRERNAFGQKAVLGLPTGSTPVGVYRELIRLHREEGLDFSGVVTFNLDEYYGLHPDQLQSYHRWMFEHFFDHVHIPRSQIHIPDGTVPPEQVDDYCRRYEDAIEQAGGIDVQLLGIGRNGHIGFNEPFSIRNSRTRLATLDPLTRQDAGSDFFSEQNVPHQAITMGLGTIFDARRVILIALGEHKASIVREAAEGPIGDRVPASFLREHPAASILLDEAAAGELTGVATPWVSGNVAWSDLLIKRAVLWLCEKTGKALLKLDDNDFREHNLHQLLRHHGPAQRVAHRVFRWMMDTIEYHPGGREQKRIICFSPHPDDDVISMGGTLIRLVEDQHEVHVAYMTSGNIAVFDHDAQRVADLVVEFNRRFNIEQEKSLEVERQVQDSLGRKAPGDPDSETVLAIKALIRWSEAKAGALVCGCREEHLHFLDLPFYRTGTIAKKPVGEDDVRIIRELIDRVAPRQIYLAGDLSDPHGTHRVCAEAILLALKEMAATGAALPEVLLYRGAWQEWAPHEIEVAVPLSPSDLERKRKAIFRHESQKDTALFPGVDAREFWQRAEDRNRHTAGCYNQLGLPEYFALEGFVRWKGQAI